Below is a genomic region from Equus quagga isolate Etosha38 chromosome 17, UCLA_HA_Equagga_1.0, whole genome shotgun sequence.
GGAGGGCGCGCGGGAGAGACGGGCCGGGCCGTTTGAGGGACGCAGTCCCGTGAGGACGGCCCTGTTCTCTAGACTCTAGACTCGAAGGTCTAGAGTCTTCCCatacctccttttcctcttcccagggCCCGCGGCCCCATCTCCTAAATCTCTGCGGAGGTCCCAGCGGAAATCAGGCTCTGATCTCCCGAGTACCCTCCCTGCAATCTGTCCAAAGGTGAGCCCCGGGTTCTTCGGTTCCTGCCGCGGGACCCCTGGCCTAATGTACAGCTCATGGTCACCCCTCTTCTCCAGGCACCCCATGCAGCTCCCGTCAGAAAGCCCATCGTCTTGAAGAAGATCGTGGCCCATGCCGCACAggtgagggtggagagagggattGCGGGAGGGGAGCCAAAATGGGGGCCGGCTGTGTGATCAATTAATATTGTCTCCACAGATCCCATCTGTCAACTCGCCTCGAAGGAGCCCTAGGGTGAGTTCATTTTCATCTGCTTAGCTGAGTAGAATCCAGGACATTCTAGAGCTCGGGAGGGGCATAGTGGCTACTCACATCTGCCCAGGGAGCTGTTTTGCGGTATTTTTGAGACAGTTTGCCTTTGGATGCCTGCATGCAATGCCAGTCTGGCTTACTCCTTGTAGACCTAATATGTTTAGTTCTTGATGTCCTGGTATTCTCtaccattttcctttaaaacttgaGTTGTGTCCTAActactcttttttcttcctactccATCTTGTCCTCGGTTTTTATTTATGGTTGTTGTAAGATAAGTTACGTGTTCAGTGTTTTTACGGTTTTAGCAGAAATCAAGATGTTTCATTAACAAACTCTGTGCCTGAAGATATAATGAATGAGAAATGCTGACTGCTTTTTAGGAGCCCACGGGGTGTACAGTCAAGTGGGGAGAGAGACATATGAACCAGTGATAACGTGGTGTGCTGAGGAGTGTGATAATGAAAGAACTAGATGCTCGAAAGGCCCCTAACCCAGACCTGGTGGCTCAGGGAACATTTCACAGGAGAAGAAAAGTTTAAACTGAGTGTTTAGTCTTTAAAGACAAGTAGGAGTGTTTGGAGCAAAGGAAGCTGTGTTTGCAGAGACCTGGAGTCCACAAAAAACCCACCAGGTTTGGGGAACAGCAGCTGGTTCGGCGTGTCTGCAGCAGATCTTGTCAAGAGGGAACATGCTAAGCCAGAACAGGTCTTCAGATGCTCCGGAGCTTGGGCTTCATCCTTGGCTCTGTGGGCAGCCTTTGGACAATAAGCATGGTAGCGACTGAGTTAAGCTTGagtgttttagaaagatccctCTTGGGGCTGGATGGAGAATAGGTTGGAGAAAGCCTACGGGGAACCCAAAGACCAGGCAGGAGGGCGTGACAGGAATCCTGAAGTGAGATGGTGGGGGTCTGAAGTAAGGTAATGGCAAAGTGATGCTCCTCTCCCTGCTTCACCACGTGACCATCCCATCACACAGGACTCAGCTCGAAGGAcacctcctcccagaagccttccctgaccacccctgTCCTATCACTGTCGCTTCTCTCAGTGTAGTTCTCCTTGAGCCTTATCATAGCTGGGAGGATTTGTTTGCATGTTTCTTGACTTGGGGGCAGAGACTTCTGCCTCCTGCGTGGTGGCCACTCATTCCTGTTGGTTGAATGATAGATTCATGAGATAGTGAGCAAAAAAGCTGCACGGACTTGAATGACTGCTTGGCTTTAGGGGATGAGGAAGAAGTCAGGGGTGACTCCATTTTGTTCTGCATCCCTTTTACTAAGACTTGTGGGGTAGGTTCTCCAGAGCTTGTAGCCAGGAAATGCCTCTCTTGATAACCGATACACTTCCTTCTATCAGACCACAAGAGTCGTCGAATTTGTCCTGTTTCCTGCCTTATCTTGGCTGCCAGAAAGCTCACTGCCAACTTTGGTGTatagtagtctccccttatccacagTTACACTTTTTGAGGTTTCAGTTATCCCCAGTCGGCTgtgttttgaaaacattaaatggaaaattccagaaatagacaatccgtaagtttttttttttttttttttgaaatggtGCATAGGCAcctgtttgttttagttttaatttagtttaatttttttttttggtagaggGACAGAGAACTGAATATGAAACAGAGTGAAGAGATCCGCTTTCTGTCTTTGAGTTTCTGTGTTTCTGATTGGAGATCTCCACTTTCTACTCTCAGTGTATACTCTATCCGTAAGGTCCAGACTACTTCTCATTTAGTTGTGACTAGTTATCAACCCCTTTGTTAAAGATGTCTGgtttcttgcttcttcctttgaACAATccgtaagttttaaattgggcGCCATTCTGAGTTAGCATGATGAAAACTCACCGTTCCTCCCAGGGTGTGAATCATGCCTTTGTCCGGCAGATCCATGCTGTACACGCTACCTGCcccttagtcacttagtagccatctctgTTGTCAGGCTGACTGTCacagtatcgcagtgcttgtgttccagTAATCCTTATTGTAATCAtagccccaaagcacaagagtggTCATGCTAGCAGTTCAGATATTCTGTTACTGTGCCCAATTTGTGAATTAAACTATCGtaggtgtgtatgtataggagaaaacatagtgTATTTAGGGTTTGGTACTGGCTGTGGTTTCGGTCACCCACTGCGGGTCATGAATGTctcccacagataaggggggTGACTGTACATCAGTTGGGTGAGTTGTCCACACCTGCTGCACGCAGGGCTCTGCTGAAGGTGCCGAGCATAGTGAAGGCCAACCAGACAGATGGAGACCCCTGCTTTCAGGAAGCTCCCTTTCTAGTTGGGGTGACAGTCAGCCAGTGAACAAGCAAAATCAGATCGTGATGGTTGCTGTGCAGGGAAGAGGTCACTGTGACAGGAACTGGCAGAGGTGAAGAGGGGCTGATCTAGATTCTGCGGCAAGGGATGGCCTCCTCAACAAGCGGCATTGGCGCTGAGAGCGGGATTGTGAGGAGCCAGTATGTAAACCTCTTAATCCACACGTCAGAGTAAGCCCTTCTCTGTTCCCAACCTTGCTGTGGCTCCCTGGGTCTCCTAGCGCAAGGGTTGTTACTGAACCGGAAGTGGGTTCGCTCACGTGCCCTGTAGCAAGCCAACCTCTGATGCGGGGGGCGGGGTAGTGGAAGAGAGTAGGAATTTTATTGCaaagcgctgagcaaggagaatggGCAGCTAATCCTGTAATCCCGAACTCTCTGGAAACTACaagcaagggtttttatttgggctTTTAGGTCGGGgcgggggagcatatggccttgggGGCTGAAGTTTTAAGAGTCCTCTGCGCAGGCGCAACCATCTTTCATGTGTCTTCATGGGCCTCTTGTGCAAATTCCAGGGGGTTCTATGTGTTGCATGTGGTAGATTTTTAGTCTATGATGCCTGAAGTTTACAGGCTGTCATTTTAGCTTCCGATGCACCTGCACTATGTTTAGTCAGGcggcggggtgggggggcgtACAGGCATCAGCAAGCTGCTCTCTTATCAGTGGTCCTCCTGCTGTTTGCAAAACAAGCTCAGAAGCTGGTTACTTTATTTCCCACATCAGCCTTGTGGATACAAGGCACGCTTTTCCCCTAATCCAGGGAAATTTTAACTCCTTTATTCTCGGTTTCAGTGTCTCCATGGGTCCCCCCTTACAGTAGCCTACAAAACACCCTATAACCCCCCATTACCTCTCAAACCCCCTCTTCAGTTCCTCTCATTTCCTCTTGCTTCAGCTACACTGACCTTGTTCCTTGACTCTGATTGGCACACTTGCCTCAGGACTTTTGCatattctgttccctctgcctggaacacttttcCTCCAGAtgactcactccctcacctcctttaaGTTGTAGCTCACATGCCACCTCAGCGAGCCCTACATTGACCTTCACCTACTTAAAATTCCAGCCCACCCCAGGACTCCAGATCCAAAGTGCTTACCACCTCTAACGTCCCACATGGTTGTCCCTATTATCTGTGCTCCCGCTAGAATGGCAGCTCCACGGGGACAaggattttctgttttattccctGCTGTTCTCTCAGTGTCTAGACCAGGGCCTGGAGCCGGGCAGGTGACCAATAAGTACTTAAGGACAGGACGGACATTTTAGGAAAATCATCGCCAGCTGTGTGGCAGACGGACCGCACAGGGCAAGGCTGACAGCAGGAAGAGCATTAGGAGGTTGTAGAACTCGTCTGGGTGGCATGTAGTGGGGGCCGGTGTCAGTTAGGGGTGGCTAGACTCCAGTCACATTTGGACACAGAGCTGACAGCACCAGCGGGTGGTGGCAAGTCTCGTGTCACAAAATCGGACCCCTCGGAAGCCATGACTGGttgttcttttctcccctccccacgtCTGTCTCAGGGTCTGAGTTGCTGTCACCTGACCcgtctcctcttttccttttaagtGTTTGCCCTGTGGGTCTTCCTTGCCACCCTGAGTCTCCTCGGGCCTTTCTGGAAGCAGGTAATGCAGCTAAGTAACAGGGAGGCGTCTTCTCTTCTGTCCTGGTGCAGATTGCTTTTTTCTTGGAGAAAGAAAACCACCTTCCCAGTAAGGAGCCTACGAAGGAGGACCTCTTCAAGACATGTAGTGTCCCCAGCACACCCACCACCACACCTGTGCTGCAGCCCCTGAACGTCGAGTCCAACTCCGGGGAAGACCTGGACACCAGAGACCTAGAAATGTCCAAGAAGGTCCGGCGGTCCTACAGCCGGCTGGAGACCCTCGGTGCCACCTCCACCCCGGGCCGCCACTCCTGCTTTGGCTTCGAGGGGCTGCTGAAGGTGGGGGACTTGTCTGGAGTCTCGCCCGTGGTGTGTTCGAAGTTAACTGAGGTCCCCAGGGTCCCTGCGCAGCCCTGGGCCCCAGACACCACTCTCCCGGGAATCTCTCCACCAGTCGTAAAAGAGAAACGCAAGAAGAAGAAGCCGCCAGAGATCCTGGTGAGTGAGGGGCAGGAGCCTTCCTCCACTGTCCCGTCAGATGTGTGCCAGGCCGGGGCTCCACTCTGGCTGTTTTGGGGAAAGGCAGCACATCCTGCAGGATGTGGGTAGAGATGCTCCAGCCAACGtgtcccctccccactcaccTGGCCCCCATTTTTCTTCCCCCAGAAATCGGAGCTGGATGAGTGGGCCGCGGCCATGAATGCTGAATTTGAAGCTGCTGAACAGTTTGATCTCCTGGTTGAATGAGATGAAATAGGGGTGTACCTGGCCACactgtcccttcctcctcctgtacATAGTCCCCTCTCCCTGTGGAGAAGACAGTTGGGGTCCCCTCCCCTGGCCTTGTAACCTGCGCATGTGCTGTTGCTACACATGGGGGCCCGTCCCCTTAGGCTTGTGCAGCGGCAGCAGCCATCTCTGCTTCAGGAAACAGGTCCTGCCTGGTGTCCTGCTGGTGTCCTGTCTCTAGTCGAGGCCCACTGTGCTCTCCTCCCGCCTCCCAGAGTCTCGCAGCCAGAGGAGGTGAAGGGGCTGGGGACTGCGTGAGAGAgtgcctctgcctctgctctcgTTGGGAGATGTGGCTGCTCTGCACCAGCCCAACAGAAACGGGCGCCGAGGGCCCTGGCCGGCCTCGGGCTCTCTCCTCATTGCCTTCTGTCGGTGGCTTGGTTCCCGGCCATGAGCCCATCTCTATAAAGAGGCCTGGGTTTCCTCTTAGGCTCTGTAGATGGTGCAGGAGAGAATTCATGGACCAGGGACGGTTCTGTCTGTGAGGCAGAAGCTGGGCACTCAGCCTTTAGATTCTTTAAGTTTTGAAGGAGGGACTGGAGCCTTGGCTGGGTCTCAGACCGTAAGCCTTTACTCCACGGAAGCTGTTCTTTCTAGTTTTGTGTTCTGCTGTTGAGATGGTTAGTTAGATGCCAGGCTGCTGGAACCCTGGCCCCTGGGGACAAAGAGGGCTCATTTCAGGGTGTGGCCGCCGCCAGGTGCCGCAGGCTCCAGACACACAGAACCCGAGACTCAGGGCATCTGGACCAGACACCTGCACAGTCCGGATCACTCACCCCTTTTTCTTACAAAACAAAGTGCACAGAGTCTGCTCAGCTGTAGAAGCAAGGTTGATGGGTTGAACGGTCCTATTCCCACAAGCATTTTGCACCTACGCTTATGAAGTTCTAGGAAGCTTTTCTCACGTGGCAGAAGGGACAGGGGTTGAGAGCAGTTTTAACTTTTAGCTTCTGTGATGTCCTCCCACATGAGGACACTGCCTGAGGGAAGTGCTAGGAGTTGAACTGGGGGGCTCGTTTCTTTGTCTCCAGGGAACCCTGCTTCCCTCCgtcccatttctcttttctcaatgCTGGCAAAGGTGTGCTTTCAGAGACTGCCCAGCCACGCCCTCCGCCGTGCCCAGGCACCTTTTGATGTTCACAGGCGTGGAAATAGAGGCTAAGATGGGTGTGGAGGGCTGCTGGGTAGCAGAGAACGTCAGGGAAGATGAGCGCTTGCCGGTTAGGGGACTTGAAACGGCGCAGGTCTCGTGGGCGCCGATGAAACTCTTTACAAAGCCTGGGAGTCCCAGGCTACCTGTTCAAGGTTTCGCGCTTTGTCAGAGCCCGCAAGCAAGCCCCCCTTGCCCTGCACGCCAGATGCCCTTGAGCTGGACCGCGCCTGAACGATTCATGTCCTCACCGGCTGGCGGGGAGGAACTCCTGGAAGAGTCCTACTGCTGCAGGACCGAGAGTAGCCGGATGATGTGGAGTCGATGTCATCGCTGCaaacttctctctgtttctgaaaAACTAAGACTGTGGAGTTTAAGGAAAAAtcagagtttcttttttaaagtaaacctGATTAAAGGATTTCTGCCTGTTCGTagactgtgtttctttttttgggtCAAAGGCAGAGGCGAGATATGGGCCCAGGAAGCCAGGCCTTCTTTGGGCTGTGTCACCAGTGTTGTCCTGTGCAGGGGGCTGCCAGTCTGGCCTCCAGTAGCCCTGTCGCAGGTCACCGCGCCCTGCCCTGTGTCTGTTTCTTCTGTCTGGCACCCACTCCTCCAAGGTAGGGCTGCCTGGAAAGGAGGCCTCGGGAGCGCCATCCCCTCCTGTCCCAGGAGGAAAGAAGTCGGGTCCGGGGTGAGGCTGCTAAGAGCTTCACCTGGTGCCTGGGAACCTAACCCCCCTCCCCTGTACTGGGTCCAGCCGTGGGCACAGAGCCCACTGGGGAGCTGGGCCAAGATGCAGATTCCCGGGAATTCCACTCGGCCTGAGGACGCCCAGGGACATCCGCGCAACTCCATGCAAGTGGCACAGACCTGTCTCCCGTTTCACCCTCTTTGTACTTGTCCTTGCATCCTAGTCCTTAGAACAAATCAAGGCCTTTAAGTTCTCCCCACACCTCCCATTTCTATGTCCTTCCCTACCCAGAGGAGGGTGGGCCTCGCTTTTCAAGGCCAAGCTCTCCGCTTTGGCTTTTGACCCAGTTCTCTCATCTCTGAGAccttgtgcctcattttcctacAAGTCCTAGACAGGCTTATGttcattttatcattaaaacAACCACActgggcctgccccgtggcccagttgttaagttcgcgtgcttcgctgcacgcggcccagtgtttcattggttcgaatcctgggcgtggacatggcactgctcattgagccacgctgaggcagcgtcccacacgccacaactagaaggactcacaacgaagaatatacaactatgtaccggggggctttggggagaaaaaggggggaaaaaataaaataaaatctttaaaaaaaaaaaaaaaaaaaaccaaccatcCTAACCCTAACCGAGAAAAGCCCGGCATCTGTTTTTAGCTACTACCATTACTCCTTTCAAGGTTCAGCTCCTTGAAAGAATGTTCAGACGGTGCTCTCCGCTTCTGTTCATTTACTCCAAGTGCCTTCATCACTCCGTTTTCTGCTCGGGCAGAAGTAACCAGTGACCCCCTAATGCCTGATGTTACAGACTTGGGCCTCTGCAGCCTGGGCTGGAGCGCTCTTGGGGCCATAGCACTGCTGATCCCCCTTTCTTGGCTTCTGCTGAAATGTCAGGACACCCAGGTTCAGTCCTGGTCCCTCTTTCCAATCTGCTTGCTCTCCCTGGACGGCCTCAGGTTCTCTGGGCCGCCTCCTTGCTCAAGATGGGTCAGTCTTTATCTCCAACCCATATCTCTCTCCTGAGCTTCAGACCAGAATCTAGAAGTGTCTTCTCGAACTATCTCCATTCAGAAGTCATCTCGAACTCAGCTCACCCACCTGCTCGCCTCTTCCTGTGCTCCCTATGCCACTGGCATCGCTGCCAGCTGACAGAGTCACAAAAGCCAGGAACCAGGTCATCTGcggctctgctctctccctcacCCATCCCATCAGCCCCAACCTCCTCAACATCCCTCCGTCCCCACAGCCACCGGACAATTGTCCCGGCCTCGTAGTGGGTCTCATTCCCTTTAATCTCTCCCCTCTCCAAACTATTCACATTGCAGCCAGAATGAGTTtcctaagagaaaaaatatgatgCTGTttctcccc
It encodes:
- the CDCA5 gene encoding sororin; translated protein: MSARRTRSGGAAQSSGPAAPSPKSLRRSQRKSGSDLPSTLPAICPKAPHAAPVRKPIVLKKIVAHAAQIPSVNSPRRSPRIAFFLEKENHLPSKEPTKEDLFKTCSVPSTPTTTPVLQPLNVESNSGEDLDTRDLEMSKKVRRSYSRLETLGATSTPGRHSCFGFEGLLKVGDLSGVSPVVCSKLTEVPRVPAQPWAPDTTLPGISPPVVKEKRKKKKPPEILKSELDEWAAAMNAEFEAAEQFDLLVE